In Cyprinus carpio isolate SPL01 chromosome B16, ASM1834038v1, whole genome shotgun sequence, the following are encoded in one genomic region:
- the LOC109058458 gene encoding apolipoprotein C-II-like, translating to MNKLLVITAVIAFLALGAESFRVPREAEEEKGTIATVVDTLKSYYDQSVDTASGYVETIKGYKLNEKAKNLYEDTVRAVSTYAGIFNDQLYHMWYPQESS from the exons ATGAACAAGCTACTGGTTATCACAGCGGTCATTGCTTTCCTTGCTCTGG GAGCGGAGAGCTTCCGTGTGCCCAGGGAAGCTGAGGAGGAGAAGGGAACCATTGCCACTGTGGTGGACACACTTAAGTCCTACTACGACCAGAGTGTTGACACTGCCAGCGGTTATGTTGAGACCATCAAGGGCTACAAGCTGAACGAGAAAGCCAA GAACCTGTATGAAGATACAGTTCGTGCAGTCAGCACCTACGCCGGCATCTTCAATGACCAGCTATACCACATGTGGTACCCTCAAGAAAGCTCTTAA